The stretch of DNA GATGCCGCTCATATCGTGCGACGACTGCATGTAGACTGTACTGCGGCTAACATCCAGCACTCCGAAACACCACGGATAGGTATTCTTCAAATGCAAAAACGACGGGGTATGCTCTTATTTTCATTCGGCTTTGTCAACCTATTCCGTTCAATTTTGATAGCTTATCTAGATGGTCATGTGTGTAAGAAGATGGATGCTCATTTTGGTTTCGGGAAGAAGAATACATCGACTTATTGATAGAAAGAAACTTAATAGATGTTTGTGCACTCGTTGCTAGAATTGAGGCTAATGATGCGGCTGCATGCACAATTAGAAAAGAAACTAGAGGgaaagcaacgtctacttctttagaattaaaaaagaaaaatgaagaaTGCAAGATCAAGAATCCGCAGATCAACTATGAATGCATGAAGAAGATGTTGGTCCAGCTAGTGGAAgtagttatggaagttggatatcttctaaaatgcCTAATTGTGATTCTTGTTTTCTTTGATCTTACTATTCTAGCAAAGATTTGATGAACTATGATGTATTCAATACCCTTGTAGAAATAAAGAAGCAAAGAAGTGTGTTTTCATGGCCAGAAATGTAATGCAAATTACGGATTTACGGGTCGGCGAGGGCGATGGCCGAGCAGGCCCCGCAAAGCGGACCCATAAAAAAGATATTCTGACTTATGGGCCTGCTAGAGATGCTGTTAGGCAGGCCGGCAGATCAGCCTGGCTCGCTCGCTGACCATGTGGTCCCACATGGCAGCCCAACCAACCAATCACCcagccggccggccaggaggatAAACACCGTCAGTCTCCTTTCGTTTCGCTGCGGACTTCACACATCGACAAGTCCGGCAGAGGCGCGCGACCGGATCGGATCCTCTGCGCCGCTCACGTCACCTGCTCCGGCGCGGCTCACGTCTCGAGTGCACACGTGTCCTCTCTGCGAAGCCGTGTGTCTCTGCAGCCCGTCGCCCGTCGTCTTTCCTGGAGCGGCCGTCTCACCCGATCCTCACGCTAACCTTCTCCCGCCTCGCTCGGTGCACCGGCTCCTCGGTCCACGGGTCGCTGGCACGTGGGCCCGCGCTGCCTACTGTAAAAATGTTTCACCAGCTTTCCCTCCTGAACGTCTCAAAGCAAGCATCAGCAGCAGCATCGAGAAGAAGAACGGCTGCTGCAGCTCGAGGGAGCGAGGCTGCGAGGGGCGACGGCCGTTTCTCCAGAGAGGaagagctcgagctcgagctcgaccTCCTGTCCCTTCCGGCAGTAGGTACGTATGCTGCGCGCCTCCGAGCTAGGGATTTTGAGGATTGTGCTCTGGGAGCTGCGAGTTCCGCTTGCTCGATTTCTTGGCCACCTGCCCTGCGAGCTCACTGTAGGCCGAATAGGAGGAATCCATGGGGTGCAGAGAAGAGGAGCTAGCTAGATGATATCCCCGTGCTCCGTAGAGCCACCGCGTCTTGCGCTTGCCGTCGCAACCAGTCAATTCTTCTGGTTCTTGCTTTGCTTGCCTGCTTCTGATTAGCAGTTTGCTAGGTCAGCGCTTGAGGATTTTTTTCCCCATTCTCTCTGCCTGACCTGCCTCCAATTTTCTCAGTTCTCTGCCCGGGGAACGGCTTGTTCCTGTGATTCTGGTAACCCTTGGCCGCACCTGTGAATCTGGGGCTTTGCTCGTCTGCATTTCTGTAGCCAGAATTCTAGCTGTGTGGTACAGTGTAGGGAGAACAGAGCCCTGGCAGCAGAGCACTGAAGTTGAGGGTCAGTCAGTAGAGCAAATGGTGCTCTCTGCAAAAAGTTGTTACTTATGGTCACACTGAGCAAATCCACATGTTTTTATCACAGGGGGAAAGCAGAAAATGGACGCGGCAGGTACCTCCAAGAGAGGTCGTCGTCCTCCTACCAAGGTGGGTTCTAGGATTCTTTGTTCTTTCTAATGGCTAATACTGAGTTGGACACGATTAGTATTTTACTGATAGGTGTTTTCTTGTTGTTAAATTTATTAAATAGCCACAGAAGCTTAAGTTCAAGCCGAAAGTGCCGTCGCGCAAGCCAAAGAAACCACCTGCACAAAAGTACGCTTCTCTTCTCCTTGATTTGAGCTGCTACTGCTAGTAATAATATCTCTCAAATTTTGTTCACCTGGCATGTTACAGTTTACTACTACATTACCAAGCACATTCTCTGCTCTTTCAGGCCACAACTGGAAGAGACAAAACCAATTGATGAAGAGTTAATGAAGACACTGAGGGTGAGTgattaggctagtcatagtgggagtaacttagctagtaacatagcaCACTTTGAGAAAATTCTGCTTATGTGGCAAATAATTAATGagaggtggtaacataatatgttactgtaacatagcgctttccAAGACAAGATGAATCTATGAGCTAATAAATGAagtcatctatgatactactattatgttactttgtattatgaaggtagtaacttagactagtggcatatgcatgacactagtctaagttattccccactatgaccagccttagtCATATATTATGTATTGGGATTGGGGTTGGATAGTACTACTACATAGTGGTTGTTTACTCAGGACACAATTGTTCCTTTCTGTCTGGGGCTGACTGTCTGTTTcggttttttttcctttttatcaGACGGGACGAGGAGATGCAAAAACTTTGCGAGTTATAAAAGGTTGGTCAATCAAATCAGCGAAGTACACATAAATGAGCTTTCAATCAGCAATCTTTCTTAAACATGGCAAAGCCTTGCTGTAATGCTATTTGTATTCGCTTTGCAGATGAGCAATCGGCACAGAATTCCGACTCGAAGACGCTTTCTTCTGCAGCTGGAGTTAGCTTCCAAGCGGCGCAGTCAGGAAAGCACAAGCAACCAAAAAATTCTCAGGTTTCAACCTTACTCTGTTAGAAAATAGTATACTGTTCCCTTGTCATGAGAGGCACATGACTTAAGTTTGTTCTTGGGTCTGTGTACTTGCCTTGGCAAAAGAAGGCACTTCAAATCCCTAGGGCCTTCCCTGCCAATCCAGGTGAATTTGAGACTTCGGTTCATTCGTTCCAAACGTTTGGCCAAAACATTCCACTAGGAATAATCATGGGAATGTTCATTTGTTGACAGAAAGGTTCTACGGTGATGAAGATGACGAGGACGAAGATGATGATAATGTTGTTCGAGAAGATGACAATGATGTTGAGTTACCGGAGTCTCTCCCAAGCTCAACCGAATGTGAATCTTCCATCCATCCAGCGAAAGAGCTCAATCTGCTCGTAGGCTTCTCTGAACCCTACACCAATTACCTTGATACTGTCAGGCACTTATATAACTCGTTCACAAATTTGGGACGACAGGAACACGAAGACAAGACAAGGATGTTCTTGTTCCAGTTGCCGAAATCTCTTCCTCTGCTCAGAACACCATCCACTGTAGTTCATAGGAATGGAAGGGCCATTGTCAAGGAGGTGAAAGAAGGGTACAACCTGAATGATCTGCCAGGGGGGTACATGGGCAAGATGCTGGTGTACAAGAGCGGCAAGGTCAAGATGAAGCTGGGAGATGCCGTGTTCGATGTTAGTTCATGCCTTCGGTGATATGTTCTCTTGAAGATCTAGCACGATATCAGTATGTGTGGTGTTTACTGTTTAGGTTCTTCCGTTGCAGGTGAGCCCAGGCACGGAATGCGGGATGCAGCAGCACGCAGTAGCGGTGAACACTAGAAGGAAACATTGCTGCCAGCTTGGGGAGATCGAGAGGCAGCATGTCGTGGTGACCCCGGATGTCAACTCCCTGCTGAATGACAATAGGGACTAGCTGCAACCCGCGAACCGATCAATTCTAATAGCTTGGCAAATATGGTGTGCATATATGCTAGAATAACTTATGCGTTTTAACTGCATTATGATAAATGTAAATTTGTAGCTGTAGCCTGTAGCTGTTGGTAGCACTCGTGTCACAGCAGTAGTCTAGAAATGCTGCTTGCAGCTGATGAGTGCTGTATCTTGAGTACCCTTGTATCTTACTAGCAGGCAGAAGGCGCAGCGGCACGCTGCGCCCGTGTTTAAACACGTTGTTGTTTGAGTTATATCGAGGTTTTTCTTAATACCAATGAATTCTATTAATGCTAGAGGAAAACGATAGCTCCAATAATTTCTTTGTTCTCAGCACCTCCTATTTAGAGGAATCAGCTACTTCAACGACCTTTGATGTTGTCGGATGGTCATCACATTTTATCGTTGATCTTTTTTATTTATTGAATATGGTTACATAGCAAAAACGAAATAGTTACCATATGGTGGTACAAACAATACTGGTAGTTGGCGAAGCTAGCATTGGTAATAACAGCATTGGTATGGCCGTACTGGTTAGGACGGTAGGCTCCTGTCTTGTTTTAGATCATTTGGGTTCGTTGTCGTGAATAGCAAGCACATGGACGCGGATGAATCCATTGTTAAAATTGTTTTTCCATGGCAGCGAAATGAAAATTGTTCATAGCAACATACCAGAACAATTGAGGTGCCATGGCAAAACTTTTTCTAGTTGTAGTACTGAGCATCTCCAGAATTTGTCCTCGACATTCATGGCCTTTCTTCTCTGAATCCTTTCTTGTATTCATCTTTAGAATGATACTAATAGGCCTGCTTGGCTTATAGTCCAATGCATAAAGAAAAATATGTCGTTGCGCATTCGCACCACATATGGTATATTTTTGTAGTAGCTGCTGACAGCGGCGGAGCCAACATACAAGCGTTGGTTTCAACTGAACCCAACGGATTATGCTTCGTACGTGCATGCAGTGCATATTTACTTGGCGTGAACCCATTAAAAAATTGTGACTGAACCCATCAACGAAAGATTGTCACGTGAGCGACTAAACAAAAGGCCCACAAGTGAACAGCCCACGAGGAGTCCTGGACTCCTGGCCGTAATTAATCACCGTGATTAGTCACGTACGTGGCCGCACGCCTCATCGTCTTTTCCTTTTCCAATTCGCATCTCTCCTCTCGTCTGTTCGTGTTCCTGCTGCCTCGCCGCGCTGCCGCCTCTCGGCCGGTCACAGCCAGATCGACAGCAACAACAGTGTACCCTAAAATTTAAGGTAATTAGATTACATTGCCTCATCTCCTCTCTTTGATGTATGTTTTATCTAGCCTAATAGCCTAGTGCGATAGTGTTTTTTTGCCCTAGTTTTTGATTTGTTTTTCATGGACTTTGATTGACCTAGGCTATGGAGCGGTATTTTTTGAAGAAAACTTGGTCACCAGATCGAGAGAATGATACAGGCACATCAAGGTCACCCGTTAAACGTAGGCTAAGTCCATGAAATGTCTAGTCTTTCGAAGGCTACTATTCATACAGAAATTAACTTAGATGAGTTGCCTTATGATTCGGCTGATCGGAAGAGAATTTCAGAGTACACAAGAAATCCAAAGAAGCAAGTCGAGATTAGGCGTAATTTAGTGTGGGGACCTTACAGGACAACGTCTAATTTTGATTACCCCCAGAGGGAGATTGGAGATACTCAACGGAGATTTAATCCAAAGTTTAATTTGCAATGTGGAGAAAGATATATTTTCTACCATCACTAATGATGCAATGTTTAATCTTTTTAAGGCGATGAAAGATCGAAAGGGGACACTCTAAAATGTGAGTGCTTTTACAAGATTCTTACACTTGATAGTACTTATTCTAAATTTTTCAAACTAACTTGTCATTTTTTAAATGTGCCAGGAAGATGAGAAGCTACATCTCTATAAAGTTATTTGATACTACGCTATTTACAATTTGTTAGCAAGTGCTTTTATAATTTTATTGAACCGGTATGTCTTACATTCTTTAGTTTTTAATGCAACACAACATGTTCTTTCATTATGCTGTTTTTGGGTGCTATAATTTTGTTGTAAGATAGTTTAAAATTAGACTTTACACTTCACATATTAGTACTAAGTTCTCACAATGAGCCATTGAGTGAACCCAATGGTCAAAATTTCTGGCTCCGCCCCTGGCTGCTGATTAGTCTTTTTTTAactgaagatactcaaaacaaAGCAAGCACGGAAGCAGAACAAAACTAATGATAAAGGAAAAAACTGCTACATTGAGGCATCGGATTTGTTACATAAAGTAATTCTTTGTGAGCAAAATAGGAAAAGAAATGACCGTGCATTGGCACTACATCTGGTATTTTATAAGATGATCATTTACACGGTACCAAAATATGCGACTTTGAATAGGGTACATATGCATCAGGTAGAAGTTTGTCGGTTGTGCAGAAACAAAGGAAACTAAATAAGGTGAAACCATCGAAGTCCTCCAAGTCTAATGATCAGCGATCATGATCCATTGCATAAACCTAGTGACCGATTCATATTTCTATAGGTACCTGACGATAGAACAGTGGGCATTTTGAAGCAAGAATATTCAGAGTGGACAAAGACCAATGTAAGTTTTTCCTTTTTTCCATCTAGCTATTATAAAATGCAATCTGAAGGGCAGAAATATTAGGGTACTGTTCATGAAAAAAAATCCATGGAGAAGCATATTCGCATAAAATGCAATCTGCTGCCTGTTGCGTATCCGTCGATCTGGCCAGCCATAGGGAAGAAGGTGTACGACAGCGGCAACATCATCAACCCTCCTCTCACAAGCAAACACAAAAGGCAGGAGGAGAGCGGGGATGGAGTGGCTGTAGACGGAGCAGGGCAGACGTTAACGATGCGACATGGTCACGACCATGGACAACCATGTCAGATCACGGTGGGCAAGGCCACCATGGAGAAGAACCAAAACGGCCAGAGGACGTGAGGCCGAGTGAGTCTCCCGTCGGTGCAGGAGTCGCTAGAACCCCAACAGCCACGGACTGAGGTAGAGGCCGGTTGCAGGGGAGGCCAGATCGGAGAGAGCATTGCGCCTCTGCCACTAGATCAATGCCGAGCGGAGGAGTGAGCGCCCATAGAATTGCAAAGTTAATATAGCATGTAAAGAATGGAATTTCAACCAGACAAGTCAGACAGCGTTAACAAAATTTGCAACGGTCTAGAATCTCAAGCCACCATAAACATGATTCTAAAAGCACGGCACAGGGCAATCCAATGCAGATAACACAAAAATTCCAAGTCAAGGTACTAAAATGGACAGTGTCCTTTGTATACTGTTAATTTGTGACATGACAACTTTGCCGCCTAAGACCTCGACTTTTTCTTCCGGGACTTGTTGGAGCCCTTTGGTGGTTCTGGAGCCTTGGCCGAGGTGGTGGGTTTTGAAGAGGTGGCGCCGGCATTGGCAGCAGATGCATCATGCTTCTCTCTACTCACAGAGCCTTGAGCACCTCTGACCTGAGCCCTCTTATCCTTCCTCTTCGGACGGTAGGTCGACCTCTCCCTCTTGGGCAGCCATCTCTCGGGATCTGGGGGTGGCCCTGGGTTCGCTGGATCATATCCTTTCGGATATTTaggcttcctcttcctcttcttagCCTTTTGCTTCTTCACTTCCTCGGGAGCATCAACCTTCATGGCTTGCTCTACATGCCTTGCACCAGATGTCTTCTCCAGGCTCTTTACGTCAATTCCCTGAAGACCCGGCAACGGTTTCAGCTGCTTCTCATATTGCTCAGCTTTCGCAAGGTCAGTGCGTGCGGACGTTGCTACTAGCCCAGCCAACGCTTCGGTGCTTCCATAGCTCTTCACAAGTTCCTCGTACAGCTGACAGGCCTCTTTATCACGCCCATGGTTGAGCTTAAATGTAGCAGCCTCCCGCATGAACATATCCAACTTGTTATCTTCAGTCATGGCGTTTTTCCACCACTTGATAGCAGAATCAAGCACAGAAGCAGCACCATTAGAGTCATTTAGACGCTCTTTTAGAGCTACCAGTGTAGCAACCGTTGCAGGCATGTGCTGGATGTCAGATATCTTTGATAGCGAATCAGCAGCAATCTGAAAATGGTTGGCATTGGCAGCAATCTGGGCGAGTGCAAGGAGGACTCCTGTAGAATTATCAGGATGCTTCTCAGCATACCGACTTAGAACTTCTTCAGCTTTCGGGACCTTCTTTTCTCTCACATGAACAGCAGCTTGAAGTAAAACAGGGAACACATTGTCTCGAAACGTAGCAAGCAGCCCACTTACCAACTCTTGTGCCTGAAATATACAACACATTCACTATATGTCAGTATGTACAACGAAACAAAAAATAAATACGTAATAGGTCACTAGGCTAGGCTCAGAAATATAATGAAATTAGCCACAATATAATGTCAAATGGATGTATGAGTCCAAATACGCATGAATGAACGGAGCCTGCCATAAGATGAGAATTTTCATATTAAATGGTTTCATTATGTTACTTGTGAACCTCTgtaaggctagtcatagtgggagtaacataagtAGTAACATagatgccacataagcaaaaaagaTGATATGTCATGTAATTAAAGAGGAGAGAGACAAAcagagtaacataatatgttaccaTCACATAGCGGTTCCCAATACAAAATGAGTCTACAAAGCCATAACTGAAGATATGTATGTTACTACACCTATGACACttcccactatgaaggtagtaatatggactagtaacatatgtatgttactagtctaagttactccccgcTATGACTAGCCTAAGCCAATCACGCGAATAGATGCAAACATGTGCATTTACTAAGCAGAATGAAACATTGTAAGAATATCCTTACTAAAAGGTTAGTGAGGCCAATGATGTTGACTTAACCAATCAAGCAGACCTTCCACCAGTTCTCAGTGAAAAAATTATTTCTCACTGGTTCCCCAACTACAATCGATGTGACTCATGCCACTATAGCTAAAATTCAACATGAGCTCACTGAAAGAAAATATAAATGTCTCACAAGTACAGCAAATAAGGCTGTGTTCGGTACGGCTCCTGCACTCAGATTTTGTATGATCGAGGGAGCAGAGCCGAACGCCCGGGGCTCCGAGAAAATACGATCGTACGAGGAACAGAGAGAGGCGACTGGCGGGAGCCACGGCCGTCACCGAGGCCACGACCGACGGCAGCCACGGCCGTCACCGGAGACCGACAAAGGCGACCTGCTACACCGCTGACTCACTTCTTCCATTTATTGTGTTAAGGTATGGTGCCCATCCCCAAACCCTAGGCTATAGATTGGTTCATGTTCACCTGTCCCCATTGCTTGTATCAAGATTTTCCCATCCCCTCTCAAATTCCAACACGACATGTGCCAAGATTGATTGAGGAACTCGGTTTCATAGAAAATCATATATATTCAAGATAGATATCAGATTGGCTGTAGATAACTGGTAGAAGTGCAGATGTACGCCTCTCACTAGCTGATTACTGAATGTGAGTGTGTTCTGTtcctttttttatatatatatgctGCCAATGAGTCGCTTCCCTAAATAATAGATTAGACGTACTATCAGATTTCTTAGTAGTAGTACTAGCTAATTTATTTATTGTGAGGTACTTATGCCTTCATATATGTATTAGTATTTAGTAATAATACTAGCAGACTTGTTCCGTGCATCTCCAACTTCATTTAATTTTTATTAGCAGCTGCTACCGTTGCTTACGTGAATTTATGCCGAAAACAGTAGCAATGGAAGCAACTGCTGAGTGGAATGAAGAACACGCTCGCTTGGTTTGTGAGTAGTTCAAGTAACAAGTTGAGGCTGGAAATCGCCCAAATACACATATGAATAATACTGGGTATATGACAGTGACTGATAAATTTTACCAGAAGACTGGAATACAGTACAACAAAAGACAGTTTAAGAACAAATGGGATAAACTAAAAAGTGTGTACTACATTTGGAAGAGTTTGAAAAAGGAGACAGGTATAGGCTGGGATTCTGTGAAGCAAACGGTTACAGCTTCTGCTGAGCGTTGGAAAAATCTTTAAAAAGTGAGGTACTAGTCATTTATTTTCTGCACATACAAAAAATGCTTCACTATCCGTGGATGCCTAACGTTTAGTACTTGGCGTTGACAGAAATACCAAGGTTGTAGTAGGTTTCAGAAGGCTGGACTTCAAAATGAGGACCTTTTGGCCAAGATCTTTGAAGACTTGCGCAACACTGGTGAACACCATTGGCCTGCTAATTGTAGGTTGCCTCAAAGTCCTCAGAATGTTGATGCTGAAGACCATGGAGATGAGAACGATGACAAAGAAAGTGAGGAGGAAGATGAGTTGCCAATTATTAATAATAAAGGAAAAAGAGCAGGTGGTCCTATAGACGGAAAAGGAAAAAAGTCAAGGAGTGTTCTATGATCATGCAAGACCATTTGAAAGAAATTGTTGAGCTGAGCAAGAAGTCGCAAGCAGCCATTGAATCCATTGGTCAAAAGAGAGAGGATGCCTCTGTTTGTACCATCGAAGATGTCATGTCTCTGGTTACAGAATGTGGTGGTGTCATTGGCACTAATGAGCACTTCATTGCTTCTGAAACTTTCATAAAGAAGAAGCAAAGGGAAATGTCTATGACCATACCTGATGCTCGTGCACGATTTGACTGGCTTAAAAGGAAATATAATGCCATGAATGGCAAATAGATTATGATATTTTGGTTGTAATTGTTAAGGCATTCCTATTAGTATGCCTTCAACACTCCTATCTTTCAAGTTGCATTTAGTAATTTATTTGGCTTGTAAGACCCTGTCCGGTTTGTCACAAATTATCTATATGAATACAGTCATTTGAATCTTATTCCTATTTACGTATGTCATTATTGCCATCGACTCGTTTCTCAATGTGAATTGTCTCATGTATGTTATATGCATAGATGTCCTCAAGTGAAAGTGATAGTGGAGGGAGTAATTACTCACATGAAGAGCATGACGAAGATGTACAGCTGATGCACCTACACGAAATGATGATAAGCAATCTTGCTTCTGCTGTAACTGTTGTTGAAAAGTATCACACGACCTACTTGGATAAGAATGAACATAGGACTTCAATTCTCAGTGGAATGGCTGGGTGAAAGACACCTTGAGCACTCCAGGGGAGAGCCACCGCATGTTTTGTATGAATTCTACAATGTTTCACAATCTGCATCATCTTTTGGACGTATGGTCCAAAATCAACTACGCATATGAGTACTTTTGAAGCTCTAGCACTGTTCTTGTACATCTGTGGTGGATGTCACTCAAATCGGGGAGCGCAAAATCGATTCAAGCATTCCGGTGACACAATCAGTAGAAAGTTTGATCTTGTTCTGCGATGCTTGGTAAAGATGTCTAAAGATTTTGTGCGACCAAAAGATCCAAACTTCTCTGCTGTTCATGGTAGAATCAGAAATGATAGGAGGATGTGGCCACATTTCAAAGACTGCATTGGAGCTATTGATGGAACTCACATACTTGCAACTGTTAAGCCTAAGGATGTCATTAGATATATTGGCAGATCAGGTAGTACAACTCAAAATGTGATGGCTGTATGTGATTTTGACATGCACTTCACATATGCGTCTATTGGCCAACCAGGTGCTATGCATGATACAAGTGTGCTTTATCATGCATTAGACGCAGATAAAGATGTCTTTCTGCATCCTCCAGAAGGTATTTTTCTACTTTATGTTCATATCAGATTGTATATTATTGCATCTATTTCATGTTTTTTGACTTACACATCTATATTTCAGGAAAATATTATCTAGTTGATGCTGGCTATCCAAATCGTCCAGGCTATTTGTCACCATTTAAGGGCCAAAGATATCACGTTCCTGAGTTCCGAAGAGGTGTTGCTCCTAGTGGCAAGAAAGAAAAATTTAACCATCTGCACTCAAGTATTCGGAATGTCATTGAGAGAACTTTTGGTGTATGGAAGATGAAATGGCGAATTCTTCTCAAGATGCCAAGCTACTCATTGTACAAGCAAAAGATGATTGTTGCAGCAACCATGGTTTTGCACAATTTCATAAGGGAGCATGGTATGACTGATAAGCATTTTCATAGATTTGATCGGAATCCTAACTATGTTCCGACAATACCGACGAGGTATAGgaaatatattactccctccgttcctaaatataagtctttgtagagattccactataaaCTACATagggatgtatatagatgcattttaggtgtggattcattcattttgctccgtatgtagtccatctagtagaatctctacaaagacttacatttaggaacggagggagtatttctaAAGATGCATCAGACTCATCAACATCAAGCACGAGTGATAGGTCAATGGATAAGTTCCGTGATGACCTTGCAAAGGCAATTGCTGAATCTACAGGCTAGATGTTGtgaattactccctccgttcctaaatataagtctttttagaaaCTTCACTacaaactacatacggatgtatatagacatattttagagtgtagattcactcattttgctccgtatgtagtccatagtgaaatctctaaaaagacttatatttaggaacggagggagtattttgaTGTCATACTATTTTTTGTTCCCACACAACTATGGGTAGAACATTTTATTTCATCTATTTAGATTGATCATGTTCATTATATACACTTGGAAAAGTTGCTACAGATACAATACATACACCACTCTGTTGTTGTGTGATAATCATGAGACCACTCGTAGCACACACATGTGATGGTTCATAATTGCAATCAACGTGAGATGATGCTTCAGAAAAGCTCAAAATGAATTGTTGAACTAACACTCCACACAATATTCCTATTCCTATTCCTATATGATATGTTAATGTTCATAACATGTCATGGTATGCCGGACGTATATGCATAGAGGGGTAACAAAAGTATCACAATCAAGGGCAGTATGGTCTATTTATTCCTAAACCCACAAATCAATGTTTTAGGAGCCAACTGATAGCCAAACAATTTTGTAAAGCTGATCCAGATCCTCATAGGAGTGGACTCTAAGAGGATCAGGAGCAGGGAGCTGTAAAATGAGGATCTGGAGCTCTAATGAACAGGCTCTAAAAGTTCAGGGGCAGAATAGATGAAAACAAACATTAACTTTAATACAGAAATAGGTAAACAGGAAATGGATCAAATATGCAAACCTGATCAATTTTATTTGCATGGAGGAGCAAAAGAACACGAGCAGAGTACAGGGCTTCTTTTTGCCTTGAAGATAACTTGAATTCAAGGCTCTCGATCAGTTGCAACTGGTTCGGCGCTGTCGACTTCTCGACAAGCCGGTCAAGCTTCCTCAGGCCATCAGCAACATCCTTTGTACCTTTTACTGAAATAAGGTTGGCTGTTGCCACGGCAAGTGACGAGGGGTCTCCTGATTTCTTGTTTATCATATTGGCATAGGTTTCCATGGCTTCTTGAGTCTGTCCTTGTAGCTGAAAATACAAACAGGAAAGTTAAGTACTTGTAGATCAAAATACAGATAGGACGTTAATACGATTCAATAAAGTTTGGAATAGAGAGAACTGAACCACATTTAGGTACCTGCTGTACATAAGCAAGTTGAACAGATACAGGAGCTAATTCATATTCAATCTCATCTTCTGCGTAATCTTCCACCATAAGCTCCTCTTTCCCGATTCTGCAAATAAAATAAGAAATTAAAGTATAGCTAACTGTAGGAGCTTAATAGACTGGCCAATGGCATTGCATAACTTTCTTAGTTGAGTGGCCTATCCATAAATAGAAACCTAAGTTTATGGGAAAGAGTGAAACAGCTTGGAACTATGACCTAATAAGATATTTAATGATTGCCAAGCCTCTAATATTACAGGAGAATTGATGTTCACTGGATTATCATT from Triticum urartu cultivar G1812 chromosome 3, Tu2.1, whole genome shotgun sequence encodes:
- the LOC125545556 gene encoding nucleolin-like is translated as MFHQLSLLNVSKQASAAASRRRTAAAARGSEAARGDGRFSREEELELELDLLSLPAVGGKQKMDAAGTSKRGRRPPTKPQKLKFKPKVPSRKPKKPPAQKPQLEETKPIDEELMKTLRTGRGDAKTLRVIKDEQSAQNSDSKTLSSAAGVSFQAAQSGKHKQPKNSQKALQIPRAFPANPERFYGDEDDEDEDDDNVVREDDNDVELPESLPSSTECESSIHPAKELNLLEHEDKTRMFLFQLPKSLPLLRTPSTVVHRNGRAIVKEVKEGYNLNDLPGGYMGKMLVYKSGKVKMKLGDAVFDVSPGTECGMQQHAVAVNTRRKHCCQLGEIERQHVVVTPDVNSLLNDNRD
- the LOC125545557 gene encoding signal recognition particle subunit SRP72-like, which translates into the protein MPPKSKAAAAAAAEPVSVEDLFAALHRHIEDGEFPQAVKVADQVLAASPGDEDAVRCKVVAHIKSDATDKALAAIRAAERLPIDLSYYKAYCYYRQNKLQEALDILNGQEETAAVLQLESQIYYRLGRMNDCMSSYEKLQKFKVDSIDLKINIIAALVAGGRAPEVQAAMKAQKVDLTTRALRDTRSFELAYNSACTLIENKKYSEAKEQLDLAKRIGKEELMVEDYAEDEIEYELAPVSVQLAYVQQLQGQTQEAMETYANMINKKSGDPSSLAVATANLISVKGTKDVADGLRKLDRLVEKSTAPNQLQLIESLEFKLSSRQKEALYSARVLLLLHANKIDQAQELVSGLLATFRDNVFPVLLQAAVHVREKKVPKAEEVLSRYAEKHPDNSTGVLLALAQIAANANHFQIAADSLSKISDIQHMPATVATLVALKERLNDSNGAASVLDSAIKWWKNAMTEDNKLDMFMREAATFKLNHGRDKEACQLYEELVKSYGSTEALAGLVATSARTDLAKAEQYEKQLKPLPGLQGIDVKSLEKTSGARHVEQAMKVDAPEEVKKQKAKKRKRKPKYPKGYDPANPGPPPDPERWLPKRERSTYRPKRKDKRAQVRGAQGSVSREKHDASAANAGATSSKPTTSAKAPEPPKGSNKSRKKKSRS